The following proteins are encoded in a genomic region of Takifugu rubripes chromosome 21, fTakRub1.2, whole genome shotgun sequence:
- the plbd2 gene encoding putative phospholipase B-like 2 — translation MAAARKRVVAFGGFPSFLNILVILSSLCSVFSLVRAETRSAVINKQSGQLSVVDGYREDFVALAKFSDEIKTTGWSFLEVTTSSQYNDSIQAYAAGAVEAAVTSQLIYKHWMNTLMDYCGPFTAHSGYCERLKDFISINLEWIQDQIATQPNSPYWHQVRLALLQLKGLEDSYNEQLSFPTGPFSFNPFGFILFQLGGDLEDLESALNKSSQTRPLGSGSCSALIKLLPNHKDLLISHDTWNTYQSMLRIIKKYIFAFKVSPVDDNPLPGGIQAFSSYPGSIFSGDDFYILSSGLVTLETTIGNHNPALWKYVHPTGTVFEWLRNIVANRLAATGNQWADIFSKYNSGTYNNQWMIVDYNRFTPGQTGIKEGLFVVLEQIPGLIVSTDKTQELMQKGFWASYNIPYYVDVFNASGYNELVENFGSWFSLDHNPRAQIFRRNQTTVTDVDSMIRLMRYNNFKEDPLSQCEGCDPPANGENAISARSDLNPANGTYPFGALRQRQHGGTDMKLTSYKMFRDYGLIAVSGPTWDQVPPFQWSTSPYKDLLHMGHPDTWTFKPITVIWTP, via the exons ATGGCGGCAGCACGAAAGAGAGTGGTCGCCTTTGGAGGCTTCCCATCATTTTTAAATATCCTGGTGATTTTATCCTCGCTGTGTTCAGTGTTTTCTCTCGTTCGTGCCGAAACACGAAGCGCAGTTATTAATAAACAGAGCGGACAGTTGTCCGTCGTGGACGGTTACAGAGAGGACTTTGTAGCTCTGGCCAAATTCTCTGATGAAATTAAAACAACAGG TTGGTCTTTCTTGGAAGTGACGACCAGCAGTCAGTACAATGACAGCATTCAGGCGTACGCCGCTGGTGCCGTGGAAGCTGCAGTTACGTCTCAG CTCATCTATAAACACTGGATGAACACTCTGATGGACTACTGCGGGCCCTTCACAGCTCACAGTGGTTACTGCGAGCGCCTTAAAGATTTCATCAGTATCAACCTGGAGTGGATTCAAGACCAAATAGCGACACAGCCAAATTCACCATACTGGCATCAG GTGCGTCTGgcactgctgcagctgaaaggtCTGGAGGACAGCTACAATGAACAGCTGTCATTTCCAACTGGCCCGTTCTCATTCAACCCATTTGGCTTCAT ACTTTTCCAGTTAGGTGGAGATCTGGAAGACCTGGAATCAGCTCTGAACAAATCAAGCCAAACCCGTCCTCTTGGATCcggctcctgctctgctcttaTTAAGCTGCTGCCAAACCATAAGGATCTACTAATCTCACACGATACCTGGAACACCTACCAGTCAATGCTGCGCATCATtaagaaatacatttttgcatttaaagTTTCCCCAGTAG ATGATAATCCTCTTCCTGGAGGAATTCAGGCATTTTCATCATATCCTGGATCAATCTTCTCTGGAGATGATTTCTATATCCTAAGTAGTGGCTTG GTTACTTTGGAAACAACCATTGGCAATCATAATCCTGCCCTGTGGAAGTATGTTCATCCAACGGGAACCGTCTTTGAATGGTTGAGGAACATTGTGGCAAATCGACTGGCTGCAACTGGCAACCAGTGGGCAGATATATTCAGCAAGTACAATAGTGGAAC gtATAACAACCAGTGGATGATCGTGGACTATAATCGCTTTACTCCAGGGCAGACTGGCATAAAGGAAGGACTCTTTGTTGTGCTAGAACAGATTCC GGGACTCATTGTTAGCACTGACAAAACCCAAGAATTAATGCAGAAGGGATTTTGGGCAAGTTACAATATTCC GTACTATGTGGACGTATTTAATGCAAGTGGCTACAATGAACTGGTTGAGAATTTTGGCTCATGGTTCTCCCTGGATCATAATCCTCGAGCTCAGATATTCAGGAGAAACCAGACAACGGTGACAGATGTGGACTCGATGATTCGGCTAATGAG GTATAATAATTTCAAAGAAGATCCGTTATCACAGTGTGAAGGCTGTGATCCTCCTGCTAATGGAGAGAATGCTATCTCGGCTCGATCAGACCTGAACCCAGCTAATGGAACATATCCATTTGGTGCCTTAAGACAGAGACAGCATGGAGGAACAGACATGAAG CTGACCTCCTACAAGATGTTTCGTGATTATGGACTGATAGCTGTAAGTGGACCTACATGGGACCAGGTGCCACCCTTCCAGTGGAGCACCTCCCCATACAAAGACCTGCTGCACATGGGTCACCCGGACACTTGGACATTTAAGCCTATTACAGTCATTTGGACGCCTTAA
- the rbm19 gene encoding probable RNA-binding protein 19, which translates to MSRLIVKNLPNGMKEERFKSMFAAFGTVTDCSLKFTKDGKFRKFGFVGFRSEEEANRALAQLNKSFVDTSRVTVEICKAFGDPTKAKAWSKHSQVSPTDKPSTNLNPAHTDSKKKNKQKKETSSTLLNLEEDQEFKEFLSVHQRRDQAPTWTNDTVQTSAAVGIQLKSQCKKDVSDDYLNFDSDDSDVAEEDEQAEEDDDAEDDNDDDGEGTNKGALTSGLSDMDYLRSKVAQTVNTLEEEEGKSDGEEEQEEEEGDEDPILLQHTDSAYESGENSSKAKTPVLCKTKESKIKKSEKQELEPATAFTVKLRGVPFNVKELQIREFMTPLKPAAIRIGKNDSGNRTGYVYVDLHSAEQVEAALKKNKDYIGGRYIEVFRVDNSEKAKRDKRDREVDRNFTRTLKEDEEEEDVAESGRLFVRNLPYTCTEEELKELFAKHGPLSELHFPIDSLTKKTKGFAFITYMIPENAVAALAQLDGHVFQGRMLHLLPSTVKKEKTDPSDAGAPGSSSYKRQKDAKTKALSSNSHNWNTLFLGTNAVADAIAEKYNTTKSQVLDHESKGSIAVRMALGETQIVQETRQFLLANSVCLDSFSQAAAPRSTTVILVKNLPAGVASSELEELFSAHGSLGRVLLPPSGLTGIVEFLEPTEAKRAFTRLAYSKFQHVPLYLEWAPGDVFVAAKQEQESGKDEGLMEEEEKKNVEEEEEEQEEESSPGSTLFIKNLNFSTTEETLQETFSKCGKVKSCSVSKKKDKSGKSLSMGYGFVQYHKAEAAQKALRQLQHCSVDGHQLQLKISERATRKTEVSSKKKQVGKKQTGTKILARNIPFQASVRELRELFCTFGELKTVRLPKKAAGSGNHRGFGFIDFVTKHDAKKAFDALCHSTHLYGRRLVLEWADAEETVEALRRKTADHFHVASKKQRKTEVMEGILEAMETVEKGPD; encoded by the exons ATGTCAAGACTCATCGTTAAAAATCTTCCCAATGGG atgaaggaggagaggtTCAAGTCGATGTTTGCTGCCTTTGGTACCGTGACAGACTGTTCTCTCAAATTCACGAAGGACGGGAAATTCCGCAAGTTTGGCTTTGTGGGATTTAGATCGGAGGAAGAAGCGAACAGAGCTCTGGCACAATTAAACAAGAGTTTTGTGGACACGTCAAGAGTGACG GTGGAGATATGTAAAGCCTTTGGAGATCCGACCAAAGCAAAAGCCTGGAGCAAACATTCGCAGGTGTCACCCACTGACAAACCCTCCACTAACCTCAACCCTGCTCACACTGACAGCAAGAAG aaaaataaacagaaaaaggaaaccaGCAGTACACTTTTAAAC ctggaggaggatcaGGAATTTAAAGAGTTTTTGTCAGTACATCAGAGAAGAGACCAAGCACCAACCTGGACGAATGACACTGtacaaacatctgctgctgttggcattCAACTAAAGAGTCAATGCAAGAAGGATGTCTCAGATGATTACCTCAACTTTGATTCTGACGACTCTGATGTTGCGGAAGAAGATGAACAagctgaagaagatgatgatgcagaagatgataatgatgatgacggtgaag GTACCAATAAAGGAGCACTGACATCTGGTTTATCAGATATGGATTATCTGCGCTCTAAGGTGGCACAGACTGTTAACAccctggaggaagaagaggggaagAGTGATGgtgaagaagagcaggaggaggaggagggtgatgaggATCCCATCCTTCTGCAGCACACAGACAGTGCCTATGAGAGTGGTGAAAACTCATCAAAGGCCAAAACCCCTGTTCTCTGTAAGACAAAGGAGAGCAAGataaaaaaatctgaaaaacaAGAG ctggaacCAGCGACAGCATTCACTGTGAAGTTACGAGGAGTCCCGTTCAACGTGAAAGAG CTACAAATTCGAGAGTTCATGACCCCTCTGAAGCCAGCAGCAATCCGAATCGGAAAGAATGACAGTGGAAATCGAACAG GATATGTGTATGTGGACTTACACTCCGCGGAACAAGTGGAAGCAGCCTTGAAGAAGAATAAAGACTACATTG GTGGGCGCTACATTGAGGTTTTCCGCGTGGACAACTCTGAGAAAGCCAAGAGAGACAAAAGGGACAGAGAGGTCGACAGGAACTTCACCAGGACTCtgaaggaagatgaagaagaggaagatgttGCAGAGTCGGGCCGACTGTTCGTCAGAAACCTCCCCTACACCTGCACCGAGGAAGAGCTCAAAGAGCTGTTTGCCAAACATG GACCTTTGTCGGAGCTGCACTTTCCTATTGACAGTTTAACCAAGAAGACTAAAGGATTTGCTTTTATAACATATATGATACCAGAAAATGCAGTGGCAGCTCTGGCTCAGCTGGATGGACATGTATTTCAG GGCAGGATGCTTCACCTGCTTCCCTCCACAGTCAAGAAGGAAAAGACAGACCCTTCGGATGCTGGGGCTCCCGGCTCTTCTTCATACAAACGACAAAAAGATGCTAAAACTAAAGCTTTGAGTTCCAA TTCCCACAATTGGAACACTTTATTTCTGGGCACCAATGCAGTGGCTGATGCCATCGCGGAAAAATACAACACGACAAAAAGCCAAGTTCTTGACCAC GAGTCAAAGGGAAGTATTGCAGTGAGGATGGCGTTGGGAGAGACACAGATTGTTCAGGAGACCCGGCAGTTTCTACTAGCCAACAGTGTCTGCTTGGACTCCTTTAGCCAG GCTGCAGCACCGCGGAGCACAACAGTGATCCTGGTGAAGAACCTTCCAGCAGGAGTGGCGTCGTCAGAGTTGGAGGAGCTGTTCTCAGCCCACGGCTCTTTGGGCCGAGTGCTGCTGCCACCCTCGGGACTCACGGGCATCGTAGAATTCCTCGAGCCGACCGAGGCCAAACGAGCTTTCACTCGACTGGCGTACAGCAAG TTCCAACATGTGCCACTGTATTTGGAGTGGGCGCCTGGGGACGTGTTTGTGGCAGCCAAACAAGAACAAGAATCAG GAAAGGATGAAggactgatggaggaggaggagaagaagaatgtcgaggaggaggaggaggagcaggaggaagaatcTTCACCTGGTTCGACGCTTTTCATTAAGAATCTTAATTTCAGCACAACAGAGGAGACACTGCAGGAG ACATTTTCCAAATGTGGGAAGGTGAAATCCTGCTCGGTTTCCAAGAAAAAGGATAAATCAG GAAAATCTTTGTCCATGGGTTACGGTTTTGTTCAGTACCATAAAGCAGAGGCAGCGCAGAAAGCCCTCAGACAGCTACAG CATTGTAGTGTGGATGGTCACCAGTTGCAGTTAAAGATTTCAGAGCGAGCAACCAG GAAAACTGAGGTGTCAAGCAAGAAGAAGCAAGTCGGAAAGAAACAGACAGGAACCAAAATCCTAGCGCGCAACATACCCTTCCAAGCCTCAGTCAGGGAACTTCGAGAACTTTTCTG TACATTTGGAGAATTAAAGACGGTTCGTCTCCCAAAAAAGGCTGCTGGTTCCGGGAACCACAGAGGATTCGGTTTTATCGACTTTGTCACCAAACATGATGCTAAG AAAGCTTTTGATGCGCTCTGCCACAGCACACATCTGTACGGCAGACGCCTCGTGTTGGAGTGGGCTGATGCTGAGGAAACTGTCGAGGCGCTGAGACGAAAAACAGCTGATCATTTCCACG TGGCCAGTAAGAAGCAGAGAAAGacggaggtgatggagggaatCCTGGAGGCAATGGAAACAGTGGAGAAAGGACCCGACTGA
- the slc2a11b gene encoding solute carrier family 2, facilitated glucose transporter member 11b isoform X1, which translates to MPKDVGEEYQPLLVKEPKAGKRPKVPNRTLLLAGCAACIGGTFQYGYNVSVINAPTKYVQDFVNQTWLERYNTIISESGLTLIWSTIVSIFTIGGLIGVTVGGTLSVKIGRKGTLLANNIFALTASLLMGLSYTTGLFELLIIGRLLIGINAGIGLCVQPMYLIEIAPTVLRGTMGMGTSIFITAGILIGQVVGLQELLGREEFWPILVSTSCIPALLQLVTLPWFPESPRYMFIDRGDEEGSKKALRKLHGHSWNQEWDDIFKEKDNLEGFCAKKPWELLRDRSLRWQLLTIVLLNSAQQLNGINAIYFYASYLFKESGIPAERIPYVTIGTGACECITALTCGMLIESLGRRVLIMGGYTLMSICCVLFTVALTFQAASPVIPYISMACVFAFILSFGLGPGGVTNILTTELFTQTARPAAYVIAGSVNWLNFFFIGLVFPFIVTGLQQYCFLVFLVICSLTATYIFFIIPETKNKTFLEIQNEFRSFRKSNSCHTDGVSATLISTSM; encoded by the exons ATGCCAAAGGATGTGGGGGAAGAATATCAGCCGCTGCTTGTTAAAGAACCCAAAGCTGGAAAGAGGCCCAAG GTTCCAAACAGAACTCTTCTGCTCGCCGGATGTGCTGCTTGTATTGGAGGAACCTTCCAGTACGGCTACAACGTGTCGGTCATCAACGCACCCACGAAG TATGTGCAGGACTTTGTCAACCAAACCTGGCTTGAGCGTTACAACACCATCATATCAGAAAGTGGCCTCACCCTCATTTGGTCCACTATCGTGTCCATTTTCACCATCGGAGGCCTGATCGGGGTAACAGTTGGTGGGACCTTGTCTGTGAAAATtgggag GAAAGGGACCCTGTTGGCCAATAATATATTTGCACTGACGGCTTCTCTGCTGATGGGTTTAAGCTACACGACCGGATTATTCGAACTACTCATCATTGGCCGACTTTTAATTGGAATAAATGCAG GCATCGGCCTTTGTGTTCAGCCGATGTACCTAATTGAAATAGCGCCGACGGTGCTCCGAGGCACCATGGGAATGGGCACCTCTATTTTCATCACCGCTGGCATCTTGATCGGACAAGTGGTTGGCCTCCA AGAGCTCCTGGGGAGAGAGGAGTTCTGGCCCATTCTGGTGTCCACTTCATGTAtccctgcactcctgcagctgGTCACGCTGCCCTGGTTCCCTGAGAGTCCACGCTACATGTTCATCGACcgaggagacgaggagggatCTAAAAAAG CCCTGAGGAAACTGCACGGCCATTCCTGGAATCAGGAATGGGATGACATCTTTAAGGAGAAGGATAACCTGGAGGGCTTCTGTGCCAAGAAGCCATGGGAGCTCTTAAGGGATCGCAGCCTACGCTGGCAGCTGTTGACCATCGTGCTGCTCAACTCGGCACAGCAGCTGAACGGCATCAACGCG ATTTACTTCTATGCAAGTTACCTGTTCAAAGAATCAGGCATCCCTGCTGAGAGGATCCCATACGTGACCATTGGCACCGGTGCCTGTGAATGCATCACCGCATTAACGTGT GGGATGCTCATCGAATCTCTGGGAAGGAGGGTCCTCATCATGGGGGGCTACACTTTGATGAGcatctgctgtgttttattCACCGTGGCCCTCACTTTCCAG GCGGCCAGTCCTGTCATTCCTTACATCAGCATGGCCTGTGTCTTTGCTTTTATCCTCAGCTTCGGTTTAGGCCCGG GTGGAGTGACAAACATCTTGACCACTGAGCTCTTCACTCAGACGGCGCGGCCGGCTGCGTATGTTATCGCAGGGTCGGTGAATTGGCTCAACTTCTTCTTCATCGGCCTGGTCTTCCCTTTCATTGTG ACCGGGCTTCAGCAGTACTGTTTCCTGGTGTTCTTGGTCATCTGCTCCTTAACGGCGACCTACATTTTCTTCATCATTCCCGAGACCAAGAACAAAACATTCCTGGAAATCCAGAATGAGTTCCGCTCCTTCCGTAAGAGCAACTCCTGCCACACTGATGGCGTCAGCGCAACACTGATATCGACCTCTATGTGA
- the slc2a11b gene encoding solute carrier family 2, facilitated glucose transporter member 11b isoform X2 — MNLNQESLQPKREVPNRTLLLAGCAACIGGTFQYGYNVSVINAPTKYVQDFVNQTWLERYNTIISESGLTLIWSTIVSIFTIGGLIGVTVGGTLSVKIGRKGTLLANNIFALTASLLMGLSYTTGLFELLIIGRLLIGINAGIGLCVQPMYLIEIAPTVLRGTMGMGTSIFITAGILIGQVVGLQELLGREEFWPILVSTSCIPALLQLVTLPWFPESPRYMFIDRGDEEGSKKALRKLHGHSWNQEWDDIFKEKDNLEGFCAKKPWELLRDRSLRWQLLTIVLLNSAQQLNGINAIYFYASYLFKESGIPAERIPYVTIGTGACECITALTCGMLIESLGRRVLIMGGYTLMSICCVLFTVALTFQAASPVIPYISMACVFAFILSFGLGPGGVTNILTTELFTQTARPAAYVIAGSVNWLNFFFIGLVFPFIVTGLQQYCFLVFLVICSLTATYIFFIIPETKNKTFLEIQNEFRSFRKSNSCHTDGVSATLISTSM; from the exons ATGAATTTGAACCAGGAATCTTTACAGCCCAAGAGAGAG GTTCCAAACAGAACTCTTCTGCTCGCCGGATGTGCTGCTTGTATTGGAGGAACCTTCCAGTACGGCTACAACGTGTCGGTCATCAACGCACCCACGAAG TATGTGCAGGACTTTGTCAACCAAACCTGGCTTGAGCGTTACAACACCATCATATCAGAAAGTGGCCTCACCCTCATTTGGTCCACTATCGTGTCCATTTTCACCATCGGAGGCCTGATCGGGGTAACAGTTGGTGGGACCTTGTCTGTGAAAATtgggag GAAAGGGACCCTGTTGGCCAATAATATATTTGCACTGACGGCTTCTCTGCTGATGGGTTTAAGCTACACGACCGGATTATTCGAACTACTCATCATTGGCCGACTTTTAATTGGAATAAATGCAG GCATCGGCCTTTGTGTTCAGCCGATGTACCTAATTGAAATAGCGCCGACGGTGCTCCGAGGCACCATGGGAATGGGCACCTCTATTTTCATCACCGCTGGCATCTTGATCGGACAAGTGGTTGGCCTCCA AGAGCTCCTGGGGAGAGAGGAGTTCTGGCCCATTCTGGTGTCCACTTCATGTAtccctgcactcctgcagctgGTCACGCTGCCCTGGTTCCCTGAGAGTCCACGCTACATGTTCATCGACcgaggagacgaggagggatCTAAAAAAG CCCTGAGGAAACTGCACGGCCATTCCTGGAATCAGGAATGGGATGACATCTTTAAGGAGAAGGATAACCTGGAGGGCTTCTGTGCCAAGAAGCCATGGGAGCTCTTAAGGGATCGCAGCCTACGCTGGCAGCTGTTGACCATCGTGCTGCTCAACTCGGCACAGCAGCTGAACGGCATCAACGCG ATTTACTTCTATGCAAGTTACCTGTTCAAAGAATCAGGCATCCCTGCTGAGAGGATCCCATACGTGACCATTGGCACCGGTGCCTGTGAATGCATCACCGCATTAACGTGT GGGATGCTCATCGAATCTCTGGGAAGGAGGGTCCTCATCATGGGGGGCTACACTTTGATGAGcatctgctgtgttttattCACCGTGGCCCTCACTTTCCAG GCGGCCAGTCCTGTCATTCCTTACATCAGCATGGCCTGTGTCTTTGCTTTTATCCTCAGCTTCGGTTTAGGCCCGG GTGGAGTGACAAACATCTTGACCACTGAGCTCTTCACTCAGACGGCGCGGCCGGCTGCGTATGTTATCGCAGGGTCGGTGAATTGGCTCAACTTCTTCTTCATCGGCCTGGTCTTCCCTTTCATTGTG ACCGGGCTTCAGCAGTACTGTTTCCTGGTGTTCTTGGTCATCTGCTCCTTAACGGCGACCTACATTTTCTTCATCATTCCCGAGACCAAGAACAAAACATTCCTGGAAATCCAGAATGAGTTCCGCTCCTTCCGTAAGAGCAACTCCTGCCACACTGATGGCGTCAGCGCAACACTGATATCGACCTCTATGTGA